A genomic region of Limnohabitans curvus contains the following coding sequences:
- a CDS encoding GntR family transcriptional regulator has product MKISDQIRLRIESAISSGELLPGDAIDDVALATQHKVSRTPVREALLQLQAQGILSSTPRGGHIVSKMNLQQLLSLWELLAELEGVVVRLACERMTNDEIKALVKQHRSSQKLATKEDIDGWQEANLKFHEIIYEGARNSFLRQEVLRIRSRTGAYRRHAFGALGRIKSSYEQHEKIVNALEKRDAAAAFTCMTAHMRPGRDSKTLNDFIISLPRELLAG; this is encoded by the coding sequence ATGAAAATCAGTGACCAAATTCGACTTCGCATTGAATCGGCTATTTCGTCGGGTGAGCTACTCCCTGGTGATGCCATTGATGACGTAGCCTTGGCCACGCAGCACAAGGTCTCTCGCACGCCCGTTCGTGAGGCACTGCTTCAGCTTCAAGCGCAAGGCATTTTGAGCAGCACCCCGCGGGGTGGTCACATCGTGTCAAAAATGAACTTGCAGCAGCTGCTTTCGCTTTGGGAATTGCTTGCCGAGTTGGAAGGCGTTGTGGTTCGCTTGGCATGTGAACGCATGACCAACGATGAAATCAAAGCCTTGGTAAAACAACACCGCAGCAGCCAGAAACTGGCGACCAAAGAAGACATTGATGGCTGGCAAGAGGCCAACCTTAAATTTCATGAAATTATTTACGAGGGCGCCCGTAACTCGTTCTTGCGACAAGAGGTCTTGCGCATTCGGTCACGCACGGGGGCTTATCGGCGCCATGCGTTTGGCGCGTTAGGCCGCATCAAATCGTCTTACGAGCAGCACGAAAAAATAGTCAACGCACTCGAAAAACGAGATGCCGCGGCTGCATTCACCTGCATGACAGCCCACATGCGCCCTGGCCGTGACTCAAAGACTTTGAACGATTTCATCATCAGCCTGCCACGTGAGTTGTTGGCCGGCTGA
- the dacB gene encoding D-alanyl-D-alanine carboxypeptidase/D-alanyl-D-alanine endopeptidase — protein sequence MTPLHLPSLHRLPAHLSLPRFHWGRLALAMMCAMVLHAHAAPHSKAVRSEPPKHTAGDIGQLPPDVQAALQRAKVPSENFHVMVVDTHASSTPRLSHQAQVRVNPASLMKLATTTAALDTLGPAFVWRTPVYVDGPVRDGILQGNVYIKGSGDPRLVVERLWLLMRRIQGLGIQKIQGDIVLDRSAFEVPTRDAASFDGEPLRPYNAAPDALLLNFKSLLIQFVPDRAANVARVQIEPPLAGVQFPATVPLSNGDCSDYRTALRADWTDPTRIRFAGNFPAVCGEKMWPIAYAAPQQFAQRAIAGMWQQLGGQLNGQVREGNVPANLQPAFNMESATLAETIRDINKYSNNVMAQHVFLTLSQQQRGVGSFDASREVMQRWWHERVGGEAPIFDNGSGLSREERISAQALARLLQVAWASPTMSELMSSLPVTGLDGTMKRSKAQASAHLKTGSLRDVAGVAGFVDTASGKRLVVVAILHHANANAARPALDAMIDWAGRQP from the coding sequence ATGACCCCTCTGCACTTGCCCTCTTTGCACCGGCTTCCCGCGCATTTATCACTCCCCCGATTTCACTGGGGCCGCTTGGCATTGGCAATGATGTGCGCCATGGTCTTGCACGCGCACGCAGCCCCACATTCCAAAGCCGTGCGCAGCGAGCCCCCCAAACACACGGCGGGCGACATAGGCCAGCTGCCCCCCGACGTGCAAGCAGCGCTGCAACGCGCCAAAGTGCCAAGCGAGAACTTCCATGTCATGGTGGTCGACACGCACGCCAGCAGCACGCCACGTCTGAGCCACCAAGCCCAAGTCCGTGTGAACCCCGCCTCGCTGATGAAGCTGGCCACCACCACCGCCGCGCTGGACACGCTCGGCCCCGCGTTTGTGTGGCGCACGCCCGTTTACGTGGACGGCCCTGTGCGCGATGGCATATTGCAAGGCAATGTCTACATCAAGGGCAGCGGCGACCCGCGTTTGGTGGTGGAGCGTTTGTGGCTGTTGATGCGCCGCATCCAAGGCTTGGGCATTCAGAAAATTCAAGGCGACATCGTGCTGGACCGCAGTGCGTTTGAGGTGCCCACGCGTGACGCCGCCAGTTTTGACGGCGAGCCCTTGCGCCCCTACAACGCGGCGCCCGATGCGCTGCTTCTGAACTTCAAATCGCTGCTCATTCAGTTTGTGCCCGATCGCGCTGCCAACGTGGCGCGTGTGCAAATTGAGCCGCCCTTGGCAGGCGTGCAATTCCCCGCCACCGTGCCGTTGAGCAATGGGGATTGCAGCGACTACCGCACAGCTTTGCGGGCCGATTGGACAGACCCCACCCGCATCCGCTTTGCAGGTAACTTCCCCGCCGTGTGTGGCGAAAAAATGTGGCCCATCGCCTACGCCGCACCCCAGCAGTTTGCACAGCGCGCCATCGCGGGCATGTGGCAACAACTGGGTGGTCAACTCAACGGTCAAGTACGGGAGGGCAATGTGCCCGCCAATCTCCAGCCCGCATTCAATATGGAGTCAGCCACCTTGGCAGAAACCATCCGCGACATCAACAAGTACAGCAACAACGTGATGGCACAACACGTGTTCCTCACCCTCAGCCAACAGCAACGCGGCGTGGGCAGCTTTGACGCGTCGCGCGAGGTGATGCAACGCTGGTGGCACGAACGTGTGGGCGGTGAAGCACCCATCTTCGACAACGGCTCGGGCTTGAGCCGCGAAGAACGGATCAGCGCCCAGGCCTTGGCGCGTTTGCTACAAGTCGCGTGGGCATCGCCCACCATGTCAGAACTGATGAGCTCACTGCCCGTCACCGGCCTTGACGGCACGATGAAACGCAGCAAAGCACAAGCCAGCGCACATTTAAAAACAGGCAGCTTGCGTGATGTGGCGGGTGTGGCTGGCTTTGTAGACACAGCCAGTGGCAAACGACTCGTGGTGGTGGCTATCCTTCATCACGCCAATGCCAACGCAGCACGCCCTGCGCTGGACGCGATGATTGACTGGGCGGGAAGGCAACCTTAA
- a CDS encoding CaiB/BaiF CoA transferase family protein → MPKIQASSALARFKVIDLSRVRAGPNCVRILTDFGADVIRVEPPEGVDPNEAMFAANRKGGDFQNINRNKRSMTLNLKKPGAMDVLMRLVAEADVVVENWRPDVKTRLGLDYESLAKVNPRIILASISGFGQDGPYAWRPGFDQIIQGMGGLMSVTGEPEHGPIRAGLAVADLSAGLYCALGILVALLEREVSGKGQWVHSSLLHSQIAMMDFQMARYLNDNDIPVQVGNNHPTSSPMGLFDANDGCFNLGASGEGNWKRFCDALDKPDWYADPEFRTEPLRVQHRERLNAQIAVEFKKNTVKHWVDLLNQIGVPAGPVYTVPQVFEDEQVKHLKVTQSLMTNFGKEIAYITQPVVLERTPSQVVAPAPGWGEHTDEVLREAGYSDEEIQQFHTQEVV, encoded by the coding sequence ATGCCAAAAATACAAGCGTCTAGCGCACTCGCGCGGTTCAAGGTGATCGATTTGTCGCGCGTGCGTGCGGGCCCCAACTGTGTGCGTATCCTGACCGACTTTGGTGCGGATGTGATCCGTGTCGAGCCGCCCGAAGGGGTCGACCCGAATGAAGCGATGTTTGCGGCCAACCGCAAAGGCGGGGATTTCCAGAACATCAACCGCAACAAGCGCTCCATGACGCTCAACCTCAAAAAGCCTGGCGCTATGGATGTACTCATGCGCTTGGTCGCCGAGGCGGACGTGGTGGTCGAGAACTGGCGCCCAGATGTGAAGACCCGTTTGGGTCTTGATTACGAGTCTTTGGCCAAGGTCAACCCGCGCATCATCTTGGCGAGTATTTCTGGCTTTGGTCAGGATGGTCCATACGCTTGGCGTCCCGGATTCGATCAAATCATTCAAGGCATGGGGGGCTTGATGAGCGTGACAGGTGAGCCCGAGCACGGCCCCATTCGCGCCGGCTTGGCCGTTGCCGATCTGAGTGCGGGCTTGTACTGCGCCCTCGGTATTTTGGTAGCCCTGTTGGAGCGCGAGGTGTCTGGCAAGGGCCAGTGGGTGCACAGCTCTTTGTTGCATTCACAAATCGCCATGATGGATTTTCAAATGGCGCGCTACCTCAACGACAACGACATACCTGTGCAAGTGGGTAACAACCACCCCACCAGCTCACCGATGGGCTTGTTCGATGCGAACGATGGATGCTTCAATTTAGGCGCGTCTGGTGAAGGCAACTGGAAACGCTTTTGTGATGCATTGGACAAACCTGATTGGTATGCTGATCCCGAATTCCGCACCGAGCCTTTGCGTGTGCAACACCGTGAACGCCTGAATGCACAAATTGCAGTTGAGTTTAAAAAGAACACGGTCAAACATTGGGTCGACTTGCTCAACCAAATTGGCGTTCCCGCTGGTCCCGTTTACACCGTACCTCAAGTGTTTGAAGATGAACAAGTGAAACATTTGAAAGTCACACAATCCTTGATGACAAACTTTGGCAAAGAAATTGCGTACATCACTCAGCCAGTGGTTTTAGAGCGCACACCATCCCAAGTTGTGGCGCCCGCACCTGGATGGGGCGAGCACACGGATGAAGTGTTGCGCGAAGCCGGTTACTCAGACGAAGAGATTCAGCAATTTCACACACAAGAGGTGGTCTAA
- the tsaB gene encoding tRNA (adenosine(37)-N6)-threonylcarbamoyltransferase complex dimerization subunit type 1 TsaB, with the protein MHNNQWLALETSTDTLSLAVARGTHTWTHTSAGGALTSTHMIPQTLALLKEAGLALADLQAVVFGRGPGAFTGLRTACSVAQGLAFGADLPVLPIDTLLALAEEARAASVAPVTRVLTVMDARMEQVYVAAYEFTPNAADVTPPNADDTNQMQGTWRCVQAPDLHSPESLHWPAEWSQDSFIAAGNAWPVYVGRWPTAFTAPQVTALPTAAALLRLAPAAWAAGAAVPPEEALPLYIRDKVAQTTDERMQIKAQQAEQLAQAAAPTITP; encoded by the coding sequence ATGCACAACAACCAGTGGCTGGCGTTAGAGACCAGCACCGACACCCTTTCTCTTGCGGTCGCACGCGGCACGCACACATGGACGCACACCAGCGCGGGCGGTGCGCTCACGTCCACGCACATGATTCCGCAAACCTTGGCGCTCTTGAAAGAGGCCGGTTTGGCATTGGCTGATTTGCAAGCTGTGGTGTTTGGCCGCGGGCCGGGCGCGTTCACGGGTTTGCGCACCGCGTGCTCGGTGGCGCAGGGCTTGGCGTTTGGGGCGGACTTGCCCGTGTTGCCGATTGACACCTTGTTGGCCTTGGCCGAAGAGGCGCGTGCGGCCAGTGTTGCACCCGTGACCCGCGTGCTGACCGTGATGGATGCGCGCATGGAGCAGGTGTATGTGGCGGCGTATGAATTCACGCCAAATGCTGCTGATGTCACTCCACCCAACGCAGATGACACCAATCAAATGCAAGGCACATGGCGCTGCGTGCAAGCGCCCGATCTGCACAGCCCCGAATCTTTGCATTGGCCCGCTGAGTGGTCGCAAGACAGCTTCATTGCCGCAGGCAATGCGTGGCCGGTGTACGTAGGCCGTTGGCCCACCGCATTCACGGCACCTCAAGTGACGGCCTTGCCCACCGCCGCTGCGCTGCTGCGTTTGGCTCCCGCTGCGTGGGCGGCAGGTGCTGCCGTACCTCCTGAAGAAGCATTGCCGCTCTACATCCGCGACAAAGTGGCGCAAACCACCGACGAGCGCATGCAAATCAAAGCGCAACAAGCAGAGCAGCTTGCGCAAGCCGCTGCGCCGACAATCACGCCCTAA
- a CDS encoding amidase, translating to MFELPDRMVQLQAQIRAGQISMQQALLAQVAKGRALRGQYACVVDELPMTAPEAGPLAGIALAHKDIFDLQGRLPGCGVQHGAPQMGLQPAAAITALANAGASQWATLVMAPHACGATAQNPHFARCVNPLDEAAAVGGSSSGSAIAVAAGITYAALGTDTAGSVRIPAATCGLIGLKTTQGAVSTQGCAPLAPSLDSVGVLSRWPQDAREIWQALSPQSLRETVVTDAVCQVWLPGRGVDSQVIQAIREWVAQLNVAVAEVDMAAEFEQLNRHAQRVLFYETARTHRTSLLAGQAEPAVQAIGMPGLGVPDAWYQESIAARGAFLEQFVQRHFNDAEFLILPALGCLLPDGSAVEVGNPAFDRTQLAGMHAFMGFVNYLGLPALNLPIARDARHRPICVQVLARPFAEHRLLDFAEQAELISRVT from the coding sequence TTGTTTGAGTTGCCCGATCGCATGGTGCAGTTGCAAGCGCAAATTCGCGCAGGGCAAATTTCAATGCAACAAGCGTTGCTTGCACAAGTTGCAAAGGGCCGAGCTTTGCGTGGGCAGTACGCATGCGTGGTCGATGAGTTGCCGATGACCGCCCCTGAGGCAGGGCCTTTGGCGGGAATAGCGTTGGCGCATAAAGATATTTTTGATTTGCAAGGCCGATTGCCTGGATGCGGCGTGCAACATGGCGCTCCCCAAATGGGCCTGCAACCCGCGGCGGCTATCACGGCGCTCGCCAATGCCGGTGCAAGCCAATGGGCCACCTTGGTAATGGCGCCTCATGCCTGTGGCGCGACGGCACAAAACCCACACTTTGCACGTTGCGTCAATCCATTGGATGAGGCTGCGGCTGTGGGAGGGTCGTCAAGTGGTTCAGCCATCGCCGTGGCTGCCGGCATCACGTATGCCGCTTTAGGTACTGATACCGCAGGCTCGGTACGCATTCCTGCGGCGACGTGTGGTTTGATCGGTCTTAAAACCACGCAGGGTGCTGTGAGCACGCAAGGGTGTGCGCCTTTGGCGCCGTCGCTTGACAGTGTGGGTGTTTTGAGCCGCTGGCCACAAGATGCGCGTGAAATTTGGCAGGCGCTATCGCCTCAGTCGTTGCGTGAAACCGTGGTCACGGATGCGGTGTGTCAGGTCTGGCTACCTGGCCGTGGTGTAGACAGTCAAGTGATTCAGGCAATTCGTGAATGGGTTGCACAACTGAATGTGGCCGTTGCTGAGGTCGACATGGCCGCTGAGTTTGAGCAACTCAACCGACACGCGCAACGTGTGTTGTTTTACGAAACCGCGCGCACCCATCGCACGTCGTTGCTGGCGGGTCAAGCAGAACCTGCGGTACAGGCGATTGGCATGCCTGGCTTGGGCGTGCCCGACGCGTGGTACCAAGAGTCGATAGCCGCGCGCGGTGCATTTCTCGAGCAGTTCGTCCAGCGACATTTCAACGACGCAGAATTTTTGATCTTGCCCGCCTTGGGCTGCCTGCTGCCCGATGGGTCTGCGGTAGAGGTTGGCAACCCGGCTTTTGACCGGACCCAGTTGGCTGGCATGCATGCCTTTATGGGGTTTGTGAATTACTTGGGTTTGCCGGCGTTGAATTTGCCGATTGCGCGTGATGCGCGACATCGCCCAATTTGCGTGCAGGTGCTTGCCCGTCCTTTTGCTGAACATCGGTTGCTTGACTTTGCAGAGCAAGCAGAATTAATTTCTCGGGTTACATAA
- a CDS encoding enoyl-CoA hydratase, which produces MGAIHVTHDAHVTVVTIDDAERYNAMSLSMWIALGQAFDAIERQPDVRAVILRGAGERAFVSGANISEFETQRNSDASVAHYNQSVAQAQEAITRCRVPVIAAISGICYGGGLGLALSCDLRYASPTSKFRMPAARLGLGYGYQGMKSIVQNLGPTAAAEAFYTAKIYSAAEAAHIGIVNSVHDDVFAHCADVALQIAQNAPLTVQAAKQAMLCIADGDTSQITRIDQAVDACFKSSDYAEGRLAFAQKRLPQFTGH; this is translated from the coding sequence ATGGGTGCTATTCATGTCACACACGACGCGCACGTGACCGTGGTCACGATCGACGATGCCGAGCGTTACAACGCCATGAGCTTGTCGATGTGGATTGCGCTCGGCCAAGCGTTTGACGCGATTGAACGTCAGCCGGATGTGCGTGCTGTGATTTTGCGGGGGGCCGGTGAACGTGCGTTTGTGTCCGGCGCCAATATCAGCGAATTTGAAACCCAGCGAAATTCAGACGCATCGGTCGCACACTACAACCAAAGCGTGGCGCAGGCGCAAGAGGCGATCACCCGTTGTCGCGTCCCTGTCATTGCTGCCATCAGTGGCATTTGTTATGGCGGTGGTTTGGGCTTGGCATTGAGCTGCGATTTGCGTTATGCCAGCCCTACATCGAAGTTCCGCATGCCTGCCGCACGCTTGGGCTTGGGCTATGGCTACCAGGGCATGAAAAGCATTGTGCAAAACCTCGGGCCCACAGCGGCGGCAGAAGCTTTTTATACCGCCAAGATCTACAGCGCAGCAGAGGCTGCACACATTGGCATCGTCAACTCGGTGCATGACGATGTGTTCGCGCATTGCGCCGACGTGGCTTTGCAAATTGCACAGAACGCCCCCCTCACGGTTCAAGCCGCCAAGCAAGCCATGCTGTGCATTGCTGATGGCGACACCTCTCAAATCACACGCATCGATCAGGCCGTAGATGCGTGTTTCAAAAGCAGCGACTATGCCGAGGGCCGACTGGCTTTTGCACAGAAGCGGCTACCTCAGTTCACCGGCCATTGA
- a CDS encoding SemiSWEET transporter produces MNYTEWIGYAAASLTTASFVPQAWLTFKTRDVSGISLGMYSAFTLGIALWLAYGLLIEAWPVVIANIITLVLAASILAMRLRFARKASAPN; encoded by the coding sequence ATGAATTACACCGAATGGATTGGCTACGCTGCAGCCAGCTTGACCACCGCGAGCTTTGTACCTCAGGCGTGGCTGACCTTTAAGACGCGTGATGTGAGCGGTATTTCGTTGGGGATGTACAGCGCGTTCACGCTTGGCATTGCGCTGTGGCTGGCCTACGGCTTGCTGATTGAAGCCTGGCCCGTCGTGATTGCCAACATCATCACCTTGGTGTTGGCCGCCAGTATTTTGGCGATGCGCTTGCGATTTGCGCGCAAGGCATCAGCCCCGAATTAA
- the pyrF gene encoding orotidine-5'-phosphate decarboxylase: MTFLDMLSAAERQNNSMLCVGLDPEPTKFPDRIKGDSNKIYDFCAAIVDATADLVNSFKPQIAYFAAHRAEGQLERLMEHMRRVAPQVPIILDAKRGDIGSTAEQYAIEAFERYGADAVTLSPFMGWDSVAPYLKYHGKGAFLLCRTSNPGGDDLQNQRLASVDGQPLLYEHVARLAQGPWNLNGQLGLVVGATYPKEIERVRELAPTVPLLIPGVGAQGGDAAATVKAGLRERDGATTGPIIVNSSRAILYASNGDDFAAAARRVALQTRELLQASRA, translated from the coding sequence ATGACCTTCCTTGACATGCTGAGCGCCGCTGAGCGCCAAAACAACTCCATGCTCTGCGTGGGCCTCGACCCCGAGCCGACCAAGTTTCCAGACCGCATCAAGGGCGACTCGAACAAGATTTACGACTTCTGTGCGGCCATCGTCGATGCCACAGCAGATTTGGTGAACAGCTTCAAGCCTCAAATCGCTTACTTTGCCGCGCACCGTGCCGAAGGCCAGTTGGAACGTTTGATGGAGCACATGCGCCGCGTCGCGCCCCAAGTACCCATCATTTTGGATGCCAAGCGCGGCGACATTGGCAGCACCGCAGAGCAATACGCCATCGAAGCTTTTGAGCGTTATGGCGCCGACGCGGTGACCCTCTCGCCCTTCATGGGTTGGGACTCTGTGGCGCCTTATTTGAAGTACCACGGCAAAGGCGCGTTCTTGCTGTGCCGCACCTCTAACCCCGGTGGTGACGATTTGCAAAACCAACGCCTTGCGTCGGTTGACGGTCAGCCTTTGTTGTACGAACACGTGGCACGTTTGGCCCAAGGCCCTTGGAACCTCAATGGTCAACTGGGCTTGGTGGTGGGCGCGACCTACCCCAAAGAAATTGAACGTGTGCGCGAACTTGCACCCACTGTGCCCTTGCTCATCCCCGGCGTGGGTGCTCAAGGTGGCGATGCGGCGGCCACTGTGAAGGCGGGTTTGCGTGAGCGCGATGGTGCCACCACAGGGCCCATCATCGTCAACTCCTCACGTGCGATTTTGTATGCGTCGAATGGTGACGACTTTGCAGCCGCTGCACGTCGTGTGGCATTGCAAACGCGTGAGCTGCTTCAAGCCTCACGGGCTTGA
- the rimI gene encoding ribosomal protein S18-alanine N-acetyltransferase — MSAVLKSEVRLEPLTAALLDDVLRIENSAYAHPWTRGNFADSLKSGYKLLALMGGDTLIGYFVAMEGVEEVHLLNITVAPEFQGLGYGVLMLEALSVWARSRQAQWLWLEVRVGNTRAMQVYERFGYRRVGERKNYYPADHGQREHAVVMSLKL; from the coding sequence ATGAGTGCTGTTTTGAAATCCGAAGTTCGCCTAGAGCCGCTGACTGCAGCGCTGCTCGACGACGTGCTGCGCATTGAAAACAGCGCTTACGCCCACCCGTGGACGCGCGGCAACTTTGCGGATTCGCTCAAGTCGGGCTACAAGTTGCTGGCGCTGATGGGCGGCGACACCCTGATTGGCTACTTCGTAGCCATGGAGGGCGTGGAGGAAGTGCATTTGCTCAACATCACCGTCGCGCCTGAGTTTCAGGGGCTGGGTTACGGTGTGCTCATGCTCGAGGCCTTGTCGGTGTGGGCGCGCAGCCGCCAAGCCCAATGGCTGTGGCTAGAGGTGCGTGTGGGCAACACCCGCGCCATGCAGGTGTACGAACGCTTTGGCTACCGCCGCGTGGGTGAGCGCAAAAACTATTACCCTGCCGACCACGGCCAGCGCGAGCACGCGGTGGTCATGTCGCTCAAGCTGTAA
- a CDS encoding ABC transporter permease, which yields MKTTAHFKQLLLGLVVPTAVVVLWQVMGNMPGMAGILPTPLKVVEGWHGWIFGQAGLGLNPYLGTWLSNVEYSSMRVAQGFVLAALVGVPLGLLIGWSKFISQMLDPLIQSLRPIPITAWLPFSIAVFGIRDVGSIFLIFLGGFYAIVVNATQGARDVDRNLVRAALMMGASRTQLLYRVVLPAAMPSIFTGLRIGLGISWTAVIVSEMVAVKSGLGYVLWDAYYVGRMDIVLADMVSIGAMGYISDRIIVFIERKVLVWRILQSH from the coding sequence ATGAAGACAACGGCACATTTCAAGCAACTGCTGCTCGGACTGGTGGTGCCCACCGCCGTTGTCGTGCTGTGGCAGGTGATGGGCAATATGCCCGGCATGGCCGGCATACTGCCTACGCCTTTGAAGGTGGTTGAGGGGTGGCACGGCTGGATCTTCGGACAAGCCGGTCTGGGCCTCAACCCCTACCTCGGCACGTGGTTGTCCAACGTGGAGTACTCCTCCATGCGAGTGGCCCAGGGCTTTGTGTTGGCTGCACTGGTCGGCGTGCCACTCGGCCTGTTGATTGGTTGGAGCAAGTTCATTTCGCAAATGCTCGACCCCTTGATCCAAAGTCTGCGCCCTATTCCCATCACAGCATGGTTGCCCTTCTCCATCGCCGTGTTTGGTATCCGAGATGTGGGTTCGATCTTTCTCATTTTCCTAGGTGGTTTTTATGCCATCGTAGTCAACGCCACACAAGGCGCACGCGACGTGGACCGTAATTTGGTGCGCGCGGCGTTGATGATGGGCGCGAGCCGCACGCAACTGTTGTACCGCGTCGTGTTGCCAGCGGCCATGCCGTCGATCTTCACAGGTTTACGCATTGGCCTTGGCATTTCGTGGACAGCGGTGATCGTGTCAGAAATGGTGGCCGTCAAATCGGGCTTGGGCTATGTGCTGTGGGACGCCTACTACGTAGGCCGCATGGACATCGTGTTGGCCGACATGGTGTCGATTGGTGCCATGGGTTATATCAGCGATCGCATCATTGTGTTCATCGAACGCAAGGTTCTGGTCTGGCGTATTTTGCAAAGTCACTGA
- a CDS encoding uracil-DNA glycosylase, with protein MTDTLHLDKRQRAMLAEMGVRVWSPMSEAAVMGAPAVETLVVDTSACAPADVVMQAHAEEAHSFAAASELATQAIANAAGHDTAVRQMPAPVAKAESAPIIIQRPEGIDQMDWSALHSTVSGCQACALCGSRKNTVFGVGAPAAEGQAPQVDWLIVGEAPGENEDLQGEPFVGQAGKLLDNMLGAMKLSRTGERTAEGGGVYISNVLKCRTPGNRNPKPEEVAQCLSYLERQVALLKPKMILAMGRFAVQALLRDTVPEVETTPLGKLRGRVYQYQNLPVVVTYHPAYVLRNLPEKAKVWADLCLAMAHLKGSE; from the coding sequence ATGACCGACACCCTGCACCTCGACAAACGCCAACGCGCCATGCTGGCCGAGATGGGCGTGCGCGTGTGGTCGCCCATGTCTGAGGCCGCTGTCATGGGCGCTCCCGCGGTGGAAACCTTGGTGGTCGACACATCCGCTTGCGCACCTGCCGATGTGGTGATGCAAGCCCACGCCGAAGAGGCGCACAGCTTTGCCGCCGCCAGCGAACTGGCCACGCAAGCCATTGCGAACGCCGCAGGCCATGACACCGCAGTGCGGCAAATGCCTGCGCCTGTGGCCAAGGCTGAGTCCGCGCCCATCATCATTCAGCGCCCCGAAGGCATCGACCAAATGGATTGGTCAGCCTTGCACAGCACGGTGTCTGGCTGCCAAGCTTGCGCCTTGTGCGGCTCGCGCAAAAACACCGTGTTTGGTGTGGGCGCGCCTGCAGCAGAGGGGCAAGCCCCGCAGGTGGATTGGCTCATCGTGGGCGAAGCTCCGGGTGAAAACGAAGACTTGCAAGGCGAGCCCTTTGTGGGTCAAGCAGGCAAGCTGCTCGACAACATGTTGGGCGCCATGAAGCTGTCACGCACCGGTGAACGCACGGCAGAGGGCGGTGGTGTGTACATCTCCAACGTACTCAAGTGCCGCACCCCCGGCAACCGCAACCCCAAGCCCGAAGAGGTGGCGCAGTGCCTGTCTTACCTTGAGCGCCAAGTGGCTTTGCTGAAACCCAAGATGATTTTGGCCATGGGTCGCTTTGCGGTGCAGGCCTTGTTGCGCGACACCGTGCCCGAGGTGGAAACCACGCCGCTGGGCAAACTGCGTGGCCGTGTTTACCAGTATCAAAACTTGCCGGTGGTGGTGACGTACCACCCCGCATATGTGTTGCGTAACTTGCCTGAAAAGGCCAAGGTGTGGGCTGATCTTTGTTTGGCGATGGCTCACCTTAAGGGCTCTGAGTAG
- a CDS encoding ABC transporter substrate-binding protein, with amino-acid sequence MKSLRTLLTIALSLTATVALAVGPSPAPMKQKEVLSVGFVKVGHLAPMLMLEEELKKLNIEVKRAEFVRYADARTALLSGSVDVSAVGPGDLAIVAAQGSKNLIGLTGVGSSNKFLVVRKGVKIDEWGDINGKKIAIAPGSAVWFQWAMTLIEKNIPYTSFSPVNVQGGGTAFVQAMKRGDIDAMVLWEPFESQAVAEGDAYFATKLDYSQSRSVGAELGMLAASGEAMATKKELVRRFLWAYLKVEEQLAKNNDQFADAYAKYTGLPLNVTKESAKIIKLGGVLNKEQVGRLAEAAFKQGIVQKDVTKEAAELYDDSMAKEIKK; translated from the coding sequence ATGAAATCTTTAAGAACCCTGCTCACGATTGCGCTGTCATTGACAGCCACCGTTGCTTTGGCTGTGGGGCCCTCCCCCGCGCCCATGAAACAAAAAGAAGTCCTCAGTGTGGGCTTTGTCAAAGTGGGCCACTTGGCGCCTATGCTGATGCTGGAAGAGGAACTCAAGAAGCTCAACATTGAAGTCAAGCGTGCAGAGTTTGTGCGCTACGCCGATGCACGCACCGCGTTGTTATCGGGCTCGGTCGATGTGTCGGCCGTTGGGCCTGGTGACTTGGCCATCGTGGCGGCGCAAGGCAGCAAGAACTTGATTGGTTTGACCGGTGTGGGTAGCTCCAACAAATTTTTGGTGGTGCGCAAAGGCGTGAAGATCGACGAATGGGGTGACATCAATGGCAAGAAAATTGCCATCGCACCCGGATCAGCCGTGTGGTTCCAATGGGCCATGACCTTGATTGAGAAAAACATCCCTTACACCTCGTTCTCACCGGTCAACGTGCAAGGTGGCGGTACCGCATTTGTGCAAGCCATGAAGCGTGGCGACATTGATGCGATGGTGTTGTGGGAGCCCTTTGAATCTCAAGCTGTTGCCGAAGGCGATGCGTATTTCGCTACCAAGCTTGATTACAGCCAGTCACGTTCCGTGGGCGCAGAGTTGGGCATGTTGGCGGCTTCGGGCGAAGCCATGGCGACTAAGAAAGAATTGGTGCGTCGCTTCTTGTGGGCATACCTCAAAGTGGAAGAGCAATTGGCTAAAAACAACGACCAATTTGCAGATGCCTATGCCAAGTACACAGGCCTGCCGCTGAACGTGACCAAAGAATCTGCCAAGATCATCAAGCTCGGTGGCGTGCTCAACAAAGAGCAAGTGGGTCGTTTGGCTGAAGCTGCGTTCAAGCAAGGCATCGTGCAAAAAGACGTGACCAAAGAAGCGGCTGAGCTGTATGACGACAGCATGGCCAAAGAAATCAAGAAGTAA